The following proteins are co-located in the Wenzhouxiangella marina genome:
- a CDS encoding RNA polymerase sigma factor, translating into MNFSTPLDEISLAALKKDCRRTQEKVYRTFAPAAWSLAVRLSGCEAQAWDAVQAGFVRAFERVRQLREPARFGAWLKRIIVNQVMDQHRQRFDALDDDEGPALSETPSHDEQLDLERALACLDPIDRSVVWLHDAEGMTHAEIAEMAGQTVSWSKSRLSRARARIRPLLDPGLRPARQVNAS; encoded by the coding sequence ATGAACTTTTCTACGCCCCTCGACGAGATCAGCCTGGCCGCCCTGAAGAAGGATTGCCGGCGCACGCAGGAAAAGGTGTACCGGACCTTCGCACCGGCCGCCTGGAGCCTGGCGGTTCGCCTGTCCGGCTGCGAGGCCCAGGCCTGGGATGCGGTCCAGGCGGGCTTCGTCCGCGCTTTCGAACGGGTCCGCCAGCTGCGCGAACCGGCCCGCTTCGGGGCCTGGCTGAAGCGGATCATCGTCAACCAGGTGATGGACCAGCACCGCCAGCGCTTCGACGCACTGGACGACGACGAGGGGCCCGCGCTTTCGGAAACCCCGAGCCACGATGAGCAGCTGGATCTCGAGCGGGCCCTGGCCTGCCTCGACCCGATCGATCGAAGTGTCGTCTGGCTGCACGACGCCGAAGGCATGACCCATGCCGAAATCGCCGAAATGGCCGGCCAGACCGTGTCCTGGTCCAAGTCCCGGCTGAGCCGGGCCCGCGCGCGCATCCGTCCCCTTCTCGACCCCGGCCTACGGCCGGCCCGACAGGTGAATGCCTCATGA
- a CDS encoding GNAT family N-acetyltransferase, which translates to MEFQFETERLRIRPWRDEDRRALERMVFDEEMMRYVTQGRTWSDADVDEFLERQARHLQQDGVCFGAVELLDSAEVIGTAGMQRLDNGDFEIGWWIWKDHWGQGLATEAMLPVVEHARTTMALDRLVAVIDPPNLASRRVAEKLGMAFECEKSARETIAKRPDQRIAYYSMSLAKGV; encoded by the coding sequence ATGGAATTCCAGTTCGAGACCGAACGCCTGCGCATCCGTCCCTGGCGGGACGAAGACCGGCGAGCGCTGGAGCGCATGGTGTTCGACGAGGAGATGATGCGTTACGTCACCCAGGGCCGGACCTGGAGCGATGCGGACGTCGACGAGTTTCTCGAGCGCCAGGCACGGCATCTTCAGCAGGACGGGGTCTGTTTCGGGGCCGTTGAGCTGCTCGACTCCGCTGAGGTCATTGGCACGGCCGGTATGCAGCGCCTGGACAATGGCGATTTCGAGATCGGCTGGTGGATCTGGAAAGACCACTGGGGCCAGGGCCTGGCCACGGAAGCGATGCTGCCGGTCGTCGAACACGCTCGAACCACGATGGCGCTCGATCGCCTGGTGGCCGTGATCGACCCGCCCAACCTGGCTTCGCGCCGGGTGGCCGAAAAACTCGGCATGGCCTTCGAATGCGAGAAGAGCGCCCGGGAAACCATCGCCAAGCGCCCGGATCAGCGCATCGCCTACTATTCGATGTCACTTGCGAAAGGAGTCTGA
- a CDS encoding glucose 1-dehydrogenase, whose protein sequence is MKGKIALVTGAARGIGEAIARAFVDEGARVVLTDIDDAAGQAAAERLGSAARYQRLDVREADDWDEAIEGVLTNEGRLDVLVNNAGITGFEQGMVAHDPEHAELADWRAVHATNLDGVFLGCRAAIRAMRPSGQGSIINIASRSGQVGIPGAAAYASSKAAVRNHSKTVALYCAEQGLAIRCNAIFPAAILTPMWEPMLGDGPEREARMAEFVADCPLRRFGRPEEVAALAVMLASDEASYMTGAELIIDGGMLAGTATPSVDLGPKE, encoded by the coding sequence ATGAAAGGCAAGATCGCCCTGGTCACCGGAGCGGCGCGCGGTATCGGCGAAGCCATCGCCCGGGCCTTTGTCGACGAGGGTGCGCGCGTCGTACTGACGGACATCGACGATGCCGCCGGTCAGGCGGCGGCCGAGCGTCTGGGTTCAGCCGCCCGCTACCAGCGCCTGGACGTGCGCGAAGCCGACGACTGGGATGAGGCCATCGAGGGCGTGTTGACCAATGAAGGTCGGCTGGACGTCCTGGTCAACAATGCCGGCATCACCGGATTCGAGCAGGGCATGGTGGCGCACGACCCGGAGCACGCCGAACTGGCCGACTGGCGCGCCGTGCATGCAACGAATCTGGACGGCGTCTTCCTGGGCTGTCGCGCCGCGATCCGGGCGATGCGCCCGAGCGGGCAGGGCTCGATCATCAATATTGCCTCGCGTTCGGGCCAGGTCGGCATCCCGGGTGCCGCTGCCTATGCCTCCTCGAAGGCGGCGGTTCGCAATCACTCGAAGACGGTCGCCCTCTACTGCGCCGAACAGGGCCTGGCGATCCGCTGCAATGCCATCTTCCCGGCAGCCATCCTGACGCCGATGTGGGAACCGATGCTGGGTGACGGACCGGAACGCGAGGCGCGGATGGCCGAGTTCGTCGCCGACTGCCCCCTGCGCCGCTTCGGCCGGCCCGAAGAAGTCGCGGCGCTTGCCGTGATGCTCGCCTCCGACGAAGCCAGCTACATGACCGGCGCCGAACTGATCATCGATGGCGGCATGCTCGCGGGCACTGCCACACCCAGCGTCGACCTGGGTCCAAAGGAATAA
- the msrB gene encoding peptide-methionine (R)-S-oxide reductase MsrB has product MNDRIEKSEGEWREQLTEEQFRVTRQAGTERPFTGEYNEHFEDGVYHCVCCDHPLFDSSSKFHSGCGWPSYHSELADAGIKQRFDDSFGMRRIELLCPRCDAHLGHIFDDGPPPTGQRYCINSVCLEFKPRQG; this is encoded by the coding sequence ATGAACGATCGAATCGAGAAGAGCGAAGGGGAATGGCGCGAGCAGCTGACCGAGGAGCAGTTCCGTGTAACCCGCCAGGCCGGCACCGAGCGCCCCTTCACCGGCGAATACAACGAACACTTCGAAGACGGCGTCTACCACTGCGTCTGCTGTGACCACCCGCTGTTCGATTCCAGCTCGAAATTCCACTCGGGCTGTGGCTGGCCGAGCTATCACTCGGAACTGGCCGATGCGGGCATCAAGCAACGCTTCGACGACTCCTTCGGCATGCGCCGGATCGAGCTGCTCTGCCCGCGCTGCGATGCCCACCTCGGCCACATCTTCGACGACGGCCCGCCGCCGACGGGCCAGCGCTACTGCATCAATTCAGTGTGTCTGGAATTCAAGCCTAGGCAAGGTTAG
- the folK gene encoding 2-amino-4-hydroxy-6-hydroxymethyldihydropteridine diphosphokinase gives MGSTDHGSVDVYLGLGSNQDPARHLLSGISALAGTFGEVSVSPFYRSAAVGFSGSDFLNGVARIHTDWSVGQLKAWLTELENRHGRDRSQPKFSDRSLDIDILLHGEQTGMVDGLELPRDEILKFAHVLQPMADLAPELVHPVSGRSFAEHWASFEGDRNLSRIDENG, from the coding sequence ATGGGCTCGACCGACCACGGCAGCGTTGACGTCTATCTCGGACTGGGCAGCAATCAGGACCCGGCGCGGCATCTGCTGAGCGGGATCAGCGCCCTGGCGGGGACCTTCGGGGAGGTCAGCGTCTCGCCCTTCTACCGGTCGGCCGCCGTCGGCTTCTCGGGCTCGGATTTCCTCAATGGCGTGGCCCGAATCCACACGGACTGGTCGGTCGGGCAGCTCAAGGCCTGGCTGACCGAGCTCGAGAACCGGCACGGCCGCGATCGCAGCCAGCCCAAGTTCTCCGATCGCTCGCTCGATATCGACATCCTGTTGCACGGTGAACAGACGGGCATGGTCGACGGCCTGGAGCTACCGCGCGATGAAATCCTGAAGTTCGCCCACGTCCTGCAGCCGATGGCGGATCTCGCCCCGGAGCTGGTTCACCCGGTCAGCGGTCGAAGCTTCGCCGAGCATTGGGCGAGCTTCGAGGGCGATCGAAACCTGAGCAGAATCGATGAGAACGGATGA
- the folB gene encoding dihydroneopterin aldolase — protein MDIVFISDLDIDTVIGIYDWEREIRQTVRLNIEMNADIARAAATDHIDDTLDYKAVAKRLIGFVEKSEFGLVETLAERCAEIILSEFPVQWLRLKLDKPGAVRGSRSVGVIIERGQRP, from the coding sequence ATGGACATCGTCTTCATCTCCGACCTCGACATCGACACCGTGATCGGCATCTACGACTGGGAGCGCGAGATCCGTCAGACCGTGCGCCTGAACATCGAAATGAATGCCGACATCGCGCGTGCCGCCGCCACCGACCACATCGACGACACGCTCGACTACAAGGCCGTGGCCAAGCGTCTGATCGGCTTCGTCGAGAAAAGCGAGTTCGGCCTGGTCGAGACCCTGGCCGAGCGCTGCGCGGAGATCATCCTGAGCGAGTTCCCGGTCCAGTGGCTGCGGCTCAAGCTCGACAAGCCGGGCGCCGTGCGCGGCTCCCGCTCCGTCGGCGTGATCATCGAACGCGGCCAGCGCCCCTGA
- the tsaD gene encoding tRNA (adenosine(37)-N6)-threonylcarbamoyltransferase complex transferase subunit TsaD has protein sequence MQSILGIESSCDETGVAIYRPDGGIVAELVYTQADHAAYGGVVPELASRDHVRKLPGMIRELLDQASLSPDELGAVAYTAGPGLAGALLVGASTGVALARALDIPAIAVHHMEGHLLSPLLEANAPAFPFLALLVSGGHTMLVEVAGLGRYRLLGETLDDAAGEAFDKTARLLGLGYPGGPEVARLAEQGDPERFDFPRPMVNRPGLDFSFSGLKTHTRELVERSEKADHADIAAGFERAVVDTLVIKCKRALKQARLKRLVIAGGVSANQRLRQALDRALPGQVFYPRPSLCTDNGAMIAHAGWYRRHEGRRDGLIAVRPRWPLEELPPAPEAAERAAETA, from the coding sequence ATGCAAAGCATTCTGGGCATCGAATCCTCCTGCGATGAAACGGGCGTGGCCATTTATCGGCCCGACGGCGGCATCGTGGCCGAGCTCGTGTACACCCAGGCCGACCACGCGGCCTACGGCGGCGTGGTCCCGGAGCTGGCCTCCAGGGACCATGTTCGCAAGCTGCCCGGCATGATCCGGGAGCTGCTCGACCAGGCCAGCCTGTCTCCCGACGAGCTCGGCGCGGTCGCCTACACGGCCGGCCCCGGCCTGGCCGGCGCCCTGCTGGTCGGCGCCTCCACCGGCGTCGCCCTGGCCCGGGCACTGGATATCCCGGCGATCGCCGTCCATCACATGGAAGGGCACCTGCTCTCGCCGCTGCTCGAAGCCAACGCCCCGGCATTCCCCTTCCTGGCCCTGCTCGTGTCCGGCGGCCACACGATGCTGGTCGAAGTCGCCGGCCTCGGACGCTACCGCCTGCTGGGCGAGACCCTGGACGATGCCGCCGGCGAGGCCTTCGACAAGACCGCCCGCCTGCTGGGCCTGGGCTACCCAGGCGGGCCCGAAGTGGCTCGCCTGGCCGAACAAGGGGACCCGGAACGCTTCGACTTTCCCCGCCCGATGGTCAATCGGCCCGGACTCGACTTCAGCTTCTCCGGGCTGAAGACCCATACCCGGGAGCTGGTCGAACGCAGCGAGAAGGCCGATCACGCGGACATCGCCGCTGGCTTCGAGCGCGCCGTGGTCGACACTCTGGTGATCAAGTGCAAACGGGCCCTCAAGCAGGCCCGGCTCAAGCGTCTGGTGATTGCCGGCGGCGTCAGCGCCAACCAGCGTCTGCGCCAGGCCCTGGATCGGGCCCTGCCCGGCCAGGTCTTCTACCCGCGACCGTCGCTTTGCACGGACAACGGCGCGATGATCGCGCATGCCGGCTGGTATCGCCGCCACGAAGGCCGGCGCGACGGCCTGATCGCCGTGCGCCCGCGCTGGCCGCTGGAGGAGCTGCCCCCGGCGCCCGAGGCTGCCGAGCGCGCCGCGGAAACGGCCTGA
- the rpsU gene encoding 30S ribosomal protein S21, producing the protein MPSVKVKENEPFEYALRRFKRSCEKAGVVAESRRREFFEKPTQERKRKKAAAVKRHLRKLSRERVNRRRLY; encoded by the coding sequence ATGCCGAGTGTCAAGGTCAAGGAAAACGAGCCGTTCGAGTACGCCCTGCGTCGCTTCAAGCGCTCGTGTGAAAAAGCTGGCGTCGTCGCCGAATCTCGCCGCCGCGAGTTCTTCGAAAAGCCGACCCAGGAGCGCAAGCGCAAGAAGGCTGCCGCCGTCAAGCGTCACCTGCGCAAGCTGTCTCGCGAGCGCGTCAACCGTCGCCGCCTGTACTGA
- a CDS encoding GatB/YqeY domain-containing protein — protein sequence MSLKVTIQDDVKQAMRAGDKGRLKTLRMATAAIKQREVDERIELDDAQVLAILEKMIKQRRESSEQYRAGQRPELAEVEEAEIAILQTYLPEPLGEAELDALIDKAIANAGVTGMAAMGAVMGTLKDQVQGRADMREVSARVRARLNA from the coding sequence TTGTCCCTCAAGGTCACCATCCAGGACGACGTCAAGCAGGCCATGCGCGCGGGCGACAAGGGCCGTCTGAAGACCCTGCGCATGGCGACCGCCGCCATCAAGCAACGCGAGGTCGATGAACGCATCGAGCTCGATGATGCGCAGGTGCTGGCGATCCTGGAAAAGATGATCAAGCAGCGACGCGAGTCCTCCGAGCAGTACCGTGCCGGCCAGCGCCCCGAGCTGGCCGAAGTCGAAGAAGCCGAAATCGCCATCCTCCAGACCTACCTGCCCGAACCCCTGGGTGAGGCGGAGCTGGATGCGTTGATCGACAAGGCGATTGCCAACGCCGGCGTCACCGGCATGGCCGCCATGGGTGCCGTGATGGGCACATTGAAAGATCAGGTGCAGGGCCGCGCGGACATGCGCGAGGTCTCGGCCCGGGTGCGCGCCCGCCTGAACGCTTGA
- the dnaG gene encoding DNA primase, protein MSGRIPEDFIETLLERIDIAEVIGHRVQLKNAGRGEFKGLCPFHNEKTPSFTVSTDKQFYHCFGCGAHGTAIGFLMENDGLEFPAAIEELAHMVGLEVPREGGAQAPARKNDRLYLALQEAQTWFRHQLAASEPARDYLKQRGFDKATVDEFGVGWAPQSWQGLSDHLSREGFKPAELEAAGLVTRKNDRITDKFRGRIMFPIHDRRGRVIAFGGRVIDDGQPKYMNSPETPVFHKGRELYRLHQVRRGGLPSRILVVEGYMDAAALHQFGFPDAVATLGTAVTPDHLEALFRATPLVVFCFDGDRAGRQAAWRGLEAALPQMKDNRELRFLFLPEGEDPDSLVREQGKEALEALIDQAQPLSDFFFDHFAAELDLRSLDGRARLVALAEPHLDRLPPGPFADLMRAELKSRAGHSGRAVASSPAPIRRPSGLDDDRPLTPVQYAVALLVQRPELATSDAVYLLESLGSIKGLNFLQELIDFCRERPHLSTAKLLELWRERPEQPWLARLAARDVCQEAEQMPAALAQTLARIRRMQVQARVRELQQAQMNEGGLDGTRAAELRELLSLRLEDSDQPN, encoded by the coding sequence TTGTCCGGACGGATACCCGAAGACTTCATCGAAACCCTCCTCGAGCGGATCGATATCGCCGAAGTGATCGGCCATCGCGTCCAGCTCAAGAATGCCGGCCGCGGTGAATTCAAGGGCCTCTGCCCGTTTCATAACGAGAAGACTCCCTCCTTCACGGTCAGTACCGACAAGCAGTTCTATCACTGCTTCGGCTGTGGCGCCCATGGCACAGCCATCGGGTTCCTGATGGAAAACGACGGCCTCGAGTTTCCTGCGGCCATCGAAGAATTGGCGCATATGGTGGGTCTCGAGGTCCCTCGCGAGGGCGGGGCGCAAGCGCCTGCGCGCAAGAACGACCGTCTCTACCTGGCTCTGCAGGAAGCCCAGACCTGGTTTCGCCACCAGCTGGCGGCCAGTGAGCCGGCGCGCGACTATCTGAAGCAGCGTGGCTTCGACAAGGCCACCGTCGATGAATTCGGCGTCGGCTGGGCGCCCCAGAGCTGGCAGGGCCTGTCCGACCATCTGAGTCGCGAGGGTTTCAAGCCGGCCGAGCTCGAGGCCGCCGGTCTGGTGACACGCAAGAACGATCGCATCACCGACAAGTTTCGCGGTCGCATCATGTTTCCTATCCACGACCGCCGCGGACGCGTGATCGCCTTCGGCGGTCGGGTGATCGACGATGGCCAGCCGAAGTACATGAACTCGCCGGAAACGCCGGTCTTTCACAAGGGGCGAGAGCTCTACCGCCTGCACCAGGTCCGCCGCGGTGGCCTGCCGTCGCGCATCCTGGTGGTCGAGGGCTACATGGACGCGGCCGCCCTGCATCAGTTCGGCTTCCCCGACGCCGTCGCCACCCTGGGCACGGCGGTGACGCCGGACCACCTCGAGGCCCTGTTTCGGGCCACGCCCCTGGTGGTGTTCTGCTTCGACGGCGACCGGGCCGGCCGCCAGGCGGCCTGGCGCGGGCTCGAGGCGGCGTTGCCGCAGATGAAGGACAACCGCGAGCTGCGCTTTCTGTTCCTGCCCGAGGGCGAGGACCCGGACAGCCTGGTGCGCGAGCAGGGCAAGGAAGCGCTTGAGGCCCTGATCGACCAGGCCCAGCCCCTGTCGGACTTCTTTTTCGATCACTTCGCCGCCGAGCTCGACCTGCGCTCTCTCGATGGAAGGGCGCGCCTCGTGGCCCTGGCCGAGCCGCATCTGGACAGGCTTCCGCCCGGTCCCTTTGCCGATCTGATGCGTGCGGAGCTCAAGTCGCGGGCTGGTCATTCGGGACGCGCGGTGGCGTCTTCACCGGCTCCGATCCGACGGCCGAGCGGTCTTGATGACGATCGCCCGCTGACCCCGGTACAATACGCGGTCGCCTTGCTCGTGCAGCGCCCTGAACTGGCGACGAGCGATGCGGTCTATCTGCTGGAGAGCCTGGGATCGATCAAGGGCCTGAATTTCCTTCAGGAATTGATTGACTTTTGCCGCGAAAGGCCCCACCTTTCCACGGCTAAGCTTCTTGAGCTGTGGCGCGAGCGTCCGGAACAGCCCTGGCTGGCCCGGTTGGCCGCGCGTGACGTGTGTCAGGAAGCAGAACAGATGCCGGCGGCACTGGCGCAAACCCTGGCCAGAATCCGCCGTATGCAGGTACAGGCACGCGTCCGCGAGCTCCAGCAGGCCCAGATGAACGAAGGGGGGCTGGATGGAACCAGGGCCGCCGAATTGCGCGAGTTGTTGAGCTTGCGCCTGGAAGACAGTGACCAACCGAATTAG